A section of the Chlorocebus sabaeus isolate Y175 chromosome 17, mChlSab1.0.hap1, whole genome shotgun sequence genome encodes:
- the PTCRA gene encoding LOW QUALITY PROTEIN: pre T-cell antigen receptor alpha (The sequence of the model RefSeq protein was modified relative to this genomic sequence to represent the inferred CDS: substituted 1 base at 1 genomic stop codon): MAGTWLLFLLALECPTLPTGVGGTPFPSLAPPITLLADGKQQMVVVCLVLDVAPPGFDSPIWFSAGNGSALDAFTYGPSPATDGTWTSLAHLSLPSEELASWEPLVCHTGPGAEGHSRSTQPLQLSGEASTARTCPWEPLRGMPGGVLWLGVLRLLLFKLLLFDLLLTCSRLRHPVGPPPSPAAATRLRALGSHRLYLATETGGXEATSSPRPQPQDHGWSDTPLGRKPGSPVWEEGSYLSRYPTCPAQAWCSRSDLRIPSSSLGAFFACDLPPPLQAGAA; encoded by the exons ATGGCCGGGACATGGCTGCTATTTCTCCTGGCCCTTGAGTGTCCAACCCTACCCACAG GTGTGGGTGGCACACCCTTTCCTTCTCTGGCCCCACCAATCACGCTACTGGCGGATGGAAAACAGCAGATGGTGGTGGTCTGCCTGGTCCTTGATGTTGCACCCCCTGGCTTTGACAGCCCCATCTGGTTCTCAGCCGGCAACGGTAGTGCACTGGATGCCTTCACCTATGGCCCTTCCCCAGCAACGGATGGCACCTGGACCAGCTTGGCCCATCTCTCCCTGCCCTCTGAGGAGCTGGCATCCTGGGAGCCTTTGGTCTGCCACACTGGGCCTGGGGCTGAGGGCCACAGCAGGAGTACACAGCCCCTGCAGCTGTCAG GAGAGGCTTCTACAGCCAGGACCTGCCCCTGGGAGCCTCTCAGGG GGATGCCGGGCGGGGTCCTGTGGCTGGGGGTGCTGCGGCTGCTGCTCTTCAAGCTGCTGCTGTTTGACCTGCTCCTGACCTGTAGCCGCCTGCGCCACCCCGTGGGCCCACCGCCTTCCCCCGCAGCCGCCACCCGCCTTCGAGCCCTCGGCTCCCACCGACTGTACCTGGCCACGGAGACTGGGGGATGAGAGGCCACCAGTTCACCCAGGCCCCAGCCTCAGGACCATGGCTGGAGTGACACCCCTCTGGGTCGGAAGCCTGGGAGCCCAGTCTGGGAGGAGGGGTCTTACCTCAGCAGATACCCCACCTGCCCAGCACAGGCCTGGTGCTCAAGATCTGACCTCAGGATTCCTTCCTCGAGTCTTGGAGCATTTTTTGCATGTgacctgcctcctcctctgcaGGCTGGAGCTGCCTGA